TTTATTTCCTCAAAATACTGTTTCGATTTTAACAGCATTTCGCGATTATTTTCAATTTGGCTCTGCAGAACGAGTATTTGCAGAAGAGAGCCGTCGGCCAGGATCTTAACGACGGCGTCCATCTGGGCTTTTAGTTTTCTTTCAGCGGTACCTTTGTCCAACATACTGTCCAGATAATCGCTCAGATACTTCAACAGCTCATTACAGGACCGGGTAAAGGTCAGTCCGGCGGATTCCATCTGTTCTCTTGCTTCATAGAGTTCTTTCCCCGCCTCAAGCGCCTTCAACGCTTCATTTTCGTAATCCTTGAGCATACCGGATACTGCATTCAGAGAAGAATTTAACTTTTCCCTATCGCTCAAACTCAATTTATTTGCAAGATTTCGACCTTCAATAATCCATGAGCTAGCCTCTTGTAAATGATGTTTTGCGTTCTTTTCGAAGGTTTTATCTGACGTTGCAATGAACAGGCGATAATTATACATGGCTTTCAAAAAACTGTTTTGCATTTCACCGAACATTTTAGCCTGAGGAACTGCGAAGCCTGAAACACTCTTTGACATTCCAACAAGAAATGAGCACTTTATGGCTACAAAGATTCCAAAAGCCAGCATAATAATCAGCATCACAAAAAAGCCAGCAACAATCTTTGTTGACAGTTTTGAATTTCTAAACATTTTGTCCTCCTATACCGGTAGGGTTAGTAGTTATTAATTGTGTTCAGTTGGCATGAAGGACAAAAGGGTCTTCCATCCCGGTATATATTGTTCCGTCAGAAGAAAAGCCCCATGACCTGCAATTTATTTTTTAAGCTTATTGAAAAAAAATCAAAAGGGTAGTGAAAGAAATTGTAAAGAAACCGGCCTTTGGAGAAGGGAAAGCAATCCTATTAAATTCTGCGCAGTCTTCTCCCTCCTTTCCCTTATTTTTCAGCTTTGCAAAAATACTAAACCCGTTATGCACGCCCGATACATAAAATATAACTGCCGTCATTTCCAAAATCCGTCTTTTCGAAGCGGTTCAGCTTCACGAACCTTTTAACCATCTGCCTAGTCATCCGCACTCAGCGAAAATCCCCCCTGCAGAAGTGAGAGACATGCACTAACGACCTGAGGGTCATAGCGTTTTCCGCTGCCTTCTCTGATCTCAGCCAGGGCGCGGTCAAGCCCCAAAGCCGGTCTGTAGGGTCTGTGATTCGTCATAGCCTCTACTACGTCCGCAACGGCTATTATTCTGGCTTCGAGGATAATTTCTTCACCCTTTAGTCCCTGGGGATAGCCCGACCCGTCCAATCTTTCATGATGCTGGAGCACGGCCTCCGCCACAGGCCATGGGAAATCAATCTCCTTCAGGAGTTCAAAGCCCAATCGGGGATGCATCTTTACGAGTTCCCACTCGGCCTGGGTAAGCCTTCCGGGTTTATTGAGGATTTCAAGGGGAACGCCCAAACCCTTGCCTATGTCGTGAAGCAAGGCGGCTGTATTCAGACCTTCGATTCGATCCCGCTCCAACCCCAATTCTTCGGCTATGGCCACGGAAAGCCGGGCAACACGCTTCTGGTGGCCCACCGTGTAAGGATCTTTGAACTCCAGCGCTCGTGAAAGGACCCTGATCGTCTGTTCAAGCAGTTTCCTGTAAACTCCAGCAAGCCGCTTTTGTTCATTAAAACGCTCTTGCTGCGGGGTTAAATCAAAGAAGAGGTCGAGCTGTGCACTACCTTTACCCCAGGGGATTTTTGCACTTCTATAAAGCAGGCTCTTTCTGTCTTTTGGTGTCTGGATTTTTAATAAAGAATCCCCCTCCATCACTTCAGGGTGAGCATCGAACATCATCCTCTGAATGCTATCAAGGGATGAGGTGTCCAGGCCGTGATCACCGATAGCTTCCATTCCTTTCGTTTCAAGGACATTATGGCCGTTGTGAAGGACAAACCCCGCCTTGCCTGTTTTCATAAACTCATCAACAAGTCCTTCCAGCTTTACCAGGTGGTTTCTGATCTCCCATTCCCGAAGAAGCCTTCTCACGAGGAACGGAAGCCGCTGAAAGCCTTCATCAGTCTTTTCAACCCAATCGTCCGCTCCCCTTTTCAGGGCTTCAAGACCCAATCGACTGAGGTTTGGGGCTGTGAGGATTACCAGAAAGGCATCTGGAGCTTTTTCTTTAAGGAGTTGAAGAAGTTCAAGATCTTCATAGTCGAAAGCATGAGGATCGAACAATATCAGCGGAAAAGATTCCTCCGCAAGGATGACTTCGAGTTCCTTCCCGGATGAAGGCCTTTTGACCGCTATACCTTCTTTGCCGAGAAGTCCCGCTACTGCGTCACAGTCAGCACTATTGTCCACAATTAGAACAGGCCTACCCCCCTGTACCATTGTACCATCCTCTCCCCCCTTTTTTGAAAAAAAAATTAAATACCGTTTAAATAAACAAATAACAAATTCATGCAGCCACCGCAATTAGAATCGCTGCTTCTTTTGATATTTTTAGTGGCAAACTCTGTAAGAAATGTTGCAAAATAAGTGGGTCTTATTCTTATGCCTCCAGTGTTGCTTCATTTGGAGGAATACATTGGGGGTAGCTGGAGAAGAATTTCCTCGTAGGAGGATGCCGTTGTGGAGGGATCTTATTTTGCTCACCTGGATTCATGGCCCCTTCCGATAGTTGTAATAGGAAAGAACAAGCTCATCAGATGGGCTAACCGTGAGGCTCTTCGGCTATTCCGGCCTCAAGGGCTCGTTGAAAAAGGTTGCCAGGGGTACCTCTGCGACCTCAATCCCTGCCCGCTTATCGACGGGAAAGAAAGCAAACACCTATCGCAGAGATGGATTGAAATCAACGAAGGAAAGGGCATCAGTTGCGTTGCTACAGCCTGGGAAGAAAGGATCTCCGGAGAAAGTCTTGTTTTTGAAGTTCTCCAGCCACTGAACCAGGCGGACATATGTCAAGGATATTTCGAAGCTCTCTTTGAGAACATGGAGGCAATGGCACTTCTTCTTGACAGCAACCTGAGGATCCTGAGGGTAAACAGGGCTTTTTCGGAACAAACAGGTTATAGTCAAGAAGAACTCCTGGGCAAGCAGGCAACAGTAATCATCCATCCTGAAGAAATTTCCGCGGTCCTTAAGCGCCATTCAATGCGGCTCAGAGGAGAACCGATACCCATTTCTCACGCGATCAGGTTTCTGACAAAGGACGGCAGGGTAAGGAGAGGGATTTCATCCGCCGTCCTCGTTCCGGAAACTCAACAAACCCTTGTCACGGTGATCGATGTTACCGAGGCGCGTGAGACAAGGGAGCTCTTAGAGAAAATCTTTCTCAGCGCCCCCATCGCCATATATATCTCCCAGGGCAGTCACTTTAAGATGGTTAACCCGGAAATGGTTCTGGCTACGGGCTACAGCGAAGTCGAGCTCTTGAAGATGCACCCCCTTGATCTCGTCCATCCCGAGGATAGGGAAAGAGTCAGCAGGGCGGCAAGGGAGATGCTTGAGGGCAGGAGATCTGAGCCTTACGAGTACAGGGCACTGAGGAAGGATGGTGCCCATTTCTGGTATCTCGGAACGGTTACTTCCATAACTTATCAGGGTGAGTTAGCAGTCCTGGGCTATAATGTTAACATTCATGGATTGAAAGAGTTGCAGAACCGACTTCAGCGTAAGAAAGCCCAGCTTGAAGCAATTATTGAGAATGCGCCACTTATTGTCCTGGGTCTTAAACCTGACGGCGAGATTGTGCTTTTTAACCGGTACTCCGAAAGATTAACCGGATTTAAGAGGGATGAAGTTTTTGGGAAAAAAGCGGTCGAATTTTTCATTCCGGAAGAGTTTAGAAATCAGGCGGAGGAGCTCCTACTGCGAATCGCCCATTTCCGCTCTGAAACTCACGAGGCGGAGATTCCCGTCTTAACCCGGAATGGACGCAGGTTTATCCACTTCTACGGGGCACTCATTACCGGGGGAGATAAATCTCCTATGATCCTCATAATCGGGGATGATGTAACCGAAAAGAAGCTATCCTATGAACAGAGGCAGATGATGCTTGAGGCTATTCCCAATCCGGCCTGGCTTATCTCAAAAGAGCGGAAAATCGTGGCGCAGAACAGAGCCGCTCGGGAGATCTTCAGGACCGAAGAAGGTCGGTACTGCTGGGAAGCAATTTGGAACCTAAGGTTCATCACCGAAGAACAGAGGCGTCATTACCTGGAAACAGGCCGCCCGCTACCCGAAACTCGATGCATCTTCTGCGAAAGTGACAAAGCTCTGGGTAAAAAAGAGAAAATCAGTAAGGAACTTGAATCGGACGGTACTATCTGGGAGACCTGGTGGATTATGGTGGCAGAAAACCTGTATGTTCACTACGCCAGTGATATAACCCGTTACAAGCGGATGCAGCAGGAACTCTACCGACTTTCCATTACCGACCCTCTTACCGGCGCTTACAACCGCAGGTACTTCGAGAAAAAGCTTGACGAAGAGATAGAAAGAGCAAAAAGGACCGGAATGACCTTCTCGGTAGTGATGTTCGATATAGACCATTTCAAGTCTATAAACGACCTTTTTGGTCATGAAGCCGGGGACATGGTTCTTCAGGTTTTAGTAAAAACGGTTAAAGACCGGATCAGGAAGACCGATCTTCTGGCCCGTTGGGGCGGAGAGGAGTTTGTGCTCCTGCTGCCGGCCACACCGGTTGACAATGCCATCGTTCTCGCCGAAGACCTGCGGCAGAGAATAGAGAGGCTCGGAGTTCATAAAGTAAGGGAGTTCACCGTCAGTTTTGGAGCTACCGAATACCGCCCCGGCGATACCCCCGACTCCATAATTTCACGGGCTGACGAGGCTCTTTATGCGGCAAAAAGAGAGGGCAGGAACAGGGTAAAAGCCGTAAGGTAAACCACCCCAGGTCAAAGATGCAGAGCTTCCTGATGGGTTGGAAAAGGCGTCTTAAAAAGTTTCTTCTGAAGGCTCTTTGATTGTAGGGCACGAGATCCGGCGTGGGGAAAGCAGCAGTTGACGGGCCTGACGGTGATCGCATCATCAACGGAGATTTGTCCGGGATCAACCTCCGGGCAAAGAACGAGCCGCAACAAGCAGCGGGATTCTGCCGGCCAAAAGGACCGGGATTGGCCTTCCATCTGCAAATAAGGATTACTCCAAGGGCATGTTCCATGGGCAATAAAGATTTAGATATTCTGGTGGGCCCACCTGGCCTCGAACCAGGGACCTACCGGTTATGAGCCGGTGGCTCTACCAACTGAGCTATGGGCCCACCGAAATCCTGATGTTATTTATATATTCCAGAAAGAGGACCTTCGTCAACGAATTTCAGACTGCGAAGCGGAAAGCTTCTCCAGGTTTTCTCTGGCAAAATCCAGAGTCGGGTCAAGGTCAAGGGCCATCCTGTACAGAAAAATTGCTTCCCTTACATGACCGAGTTCTCTCAAATTGGAAGCGATGTTTGCATAGTCAATGGCCGAACCGGGGTCAAGCTCCACGACCCTTTCAAAAGATTCTATGGACTCTTTGTGTTTCTTCAAATTATAAAGGCACACCCCCTTGAGATGATGCAGTTCTTTCATATCGGGGCTCAGGGCTTCGGCCTTATCGAGCACACTGAGAGCTTTTTTAAACTCCCCGCGCTTCCTGTAACAAGAAGCGATGTGAACCAGCACACTGGCCCTTTCATCATCAGAAGAGGCATCGTTCAAACTTACTTCGTAAAGCCTGAGGGCATCGTCGATGTTTCCGGACTCTTCAAGGGCGTAGCCCAGGAAAAAGATAAGGTCATACCTTCGACCGAATTTTTCCGTAAGTCTCTGCAGGTGAATTACGGCTTCTGCGGGCGGGAGAGACTTAACAAGGACTCTTGCCATGTGTTGAGGAAAATCCGTGCCGGTGGCCCTGTCGAGAAAATGAGCACCGGGAACGATGGTATACACGGCCGGAACCCGGAGGTCGGGATGAGTCGTATTAACTACCAGGACCTCCCACCCTTGAGTATCCGCCAGGCTCTGGACCATCTTCCGAATTTCTTCAAGAATGTTTTCGTCCGACAAATCAGGCAGGCTGCTCAAGGAAACCCGGGCCGAAACATCGGCAAGGTACGAGGCTTCTTCCAGAGAACGATACTTGGGAAAGGTGGGTTTGTAGGATGTTCGGTTTTCGAAGTCCCCTGCCAGCTGGGCGACCTCGGTGAGCGCACGGCACAGGGCCTTAGCAGGACCGGGCGTTGTGCCCACGGTAAAGACTATTTCACTCCTTTCGGGAAAGGTGGAGGGATCGTAAGCCAATACGCCTACCGACGGGATGCCCGTATCAAGACTGAAATCCCTCAGATAAAGTACAATGCCCTTGCTCTGAAATTTTTTTATCAGATCCACTGCGGCGGTGTCCTGAACCGTATCGACATCAATTAGAGGCGTCGGGATCTTACGGTAGCTTACCAGGGTTCCCACATGGCGTTCGACCACCTCAGCCAGGCTCTGAACCACCGCCTCTTCAAGAGTGTTTCCGGCGGCAGGCCCGTTGTACTCGTTTATCAAATAGAACCAGTCAAAGGGAACCCAGACATCAACCCCCTTTGTCAGGTTTGCAGCCGGTGCCCACCTCAGGGGAACATCTGCAAGAAAGCCTTCGGCCTCTTCAGGCGACGTCACATCATCGTGGATTGCCATTAAAAGATGCCTTACGGAAAGACAGTAGGGTTGAGCCTCCTTCCATGAGAATACGGGGAGGGATCGTTCACGAAAGTAGGAGAAAAAGCTAAATCTTTCGGCAAGCTCCATAAGTGCACTGGCCTGAGACTGCTCGGGAGTGGCACCCTTTCCCATCTGTTTGCGGGTCCCCGTAAGACGCGTGGCATCAGGACCGCAAAGGCTTATGTAAACCGGAATGCCCAGGCGTCCCGTGTCTATTCTGAGCGTCTTGAGCAGGATTTCCCGGCCTGACGAACGAAACCTTTCTTTGACCCACTCTATGGTCTCCGCAGGGTCTCTTACCTTATCCTGGTCATAGCTGTACTTCTTAAAAACATCCTTCAATTCAATTCCCGATTCGGGCGCCTTCATGGCTTCACACCCCCTGCCACTCTTTAATAACCCGGAGCAACTCCCGGGCAAGCCCGCCTTTCTTAAACCTTCTTGGAATTCCTTTCAACCCTCTGAGATCGGATTCGTCGGCGGGCTTCATAACGGCCAGTTCCACCAGTGCAATGTCGGGCATAACCCTGAAAGGTGCTCTATCCCAGCGTCTGGCAAGAAAATCCCGCCATCTGTAAAGCCCTTTTACGATTCTCCGTTCATCTTCGCCAAGATCCCAGAAGCCTTTTATTCTCGTATAGCCGTCAGGCGGGAAGGAGCGCTCGGGAACGGTGGATCTGGCCACGCCCCGGCTTTTTTCGTATGCCAATTCCAGCAATCCCCTTTCGGCAAGCTCGTCTTTAAGGCGTTGAGCAATGATCAGAAGATAGTGCACATCAAGGGCGGCATATTCAATGTGGGAATCCTTAAGGGGCCTGCTTCCCCAATTATACTGCTGGCCTTTTTTGTTTATCCTTATTCCCAGGTAGTCTTCTACGAGAGCTGCAAGGCTTCGCCGTTTACGGCCGAGGAGCCTGCAGGCTACGGCGGTATCAAAAAGGTTGTCAATCCTTATACC
This Thermodesulforhabdus norvegica DNA region includes the following protein-coding sequences:
- a CDS encoding HD domain-containing phosphohydrolase; protein product: MVQGGRPVLIVDNSADCDAVAGLLGKEGIAVKRPSSGKELEVILAEESFPLILFDPHAFDYEDLELLQLLKEKAPDAFLVILTAPNLSRLGLEALKRGADDWVEKTDEGFQRLPFLVRRLLREWEIRNHLVKLEGLVDEFMKTGKAGFVLHNGHNVLETKGMEAIGDHGLDTSSLDSIQRMMFDAHPEVMEGDSLLKIQTPKDRKSLLYRSAKIPWGKGSAQLDLFFDLTPQQERFNEQKRLAGVYRKLLEQTIRVLSRALEFKDPYTVGHQKRVARLSVAIAEELGLERDRIEGLNTAALLHDIGKGLGVPLEILNKPGRLTQAEWELVKMHPRLGFELLKEIDFPWPVAEAVLQHHERLDGSGYPQGLKGEEIILEARIIAVADVVEAMTNHRPYRPALGLDRALAEIREGSGKRYDPQVVSACLSLLQGGFSLSADD
- a CDS encoding GGDEF domain-containing protein, translated to MEGSYFAHLDSWPLPIVVIGKNKLIRWANREALRLFRPQGLVEKGCQGYLCDLNPCPLIDGKESKHLSQRWIEINEGKGISCVATAWEERISGESLVFEVLQPLNQADICQGYFEALFENMEAMALLLDSNLRILRVNRAFSEQTGYSQEELLGKQATVIIHPEEISAVLKRHSMRLRGEPIPISHAIRFLTKDGRVRRGISSAVLVPETQQTLVTVIDVTEARETRELLEKIFLSAPIAIYISQGSHFKMVNPEMVLATGYSEVELLKMHPLDLVHPEDRERVSRAAREMLEGRRSEPYEYRALRKDGAHFWYLGTVTSITYQGELAVLGYNVNIHGLKELQNRLQRKKAQLEAIIENAPLIVLGLKPDGEIVLFNRYSERLTGFKRDEVFGKKAVEFFIPEEFRNQAEELLLRIAHFRSETHEAEIPVLTRNGRRFIHFYGALITGGDKSPMILIIGDDVTEKKLSYEQRQMMLEAIPNPAWLISKERKIVAQNRAAREIFRTEEGRYCWEAIWNLRFITEEQRRHYLETGRPLPETRCIFCESDKALGKKEKISKELESDGTIWETWWIMVAENLYVHYASDITRYKRMQQELYRLSITDPLTGAYNRRYFEKKLDEEIERAKRTGMTFSVVMFDIDHFKSINDLFGHEAGDMVLQVLVKTVKDRIRKTDLLARWGGEEFVLLLPATPVDNAIVLAEDLRQRIERLGVHKVREFTVSFGATEYRPGDTPDSIISRADEALYAAKREGRNRVKAVR
- a CDS encoding YcaO-like family protein is translated as MKAPESGIELKDVFKKYSYDQDKVRDPAETIEWVKERFRSSGREILLKTLRIDTGRLGIPVYISLCGPDATRLTGTRKQMGKGATPEQSQASALMELAERFSFFSYFRERSLPVFSWKEAQPYCLSVRHLLMAIHDDVTSPEEAEGFLADVPLRWAPAANLTKGVDVWVPFDWFYLINEYNGPAAGNTLEEAVVQSLAEVVERHVGTLVSYRKIPTPLIDVDTVQDTAAVDLIKKFQSKGIVLYLRDFSLDTGIPSVGVLAYDPSTFPERSEIVFTVGTTPGPAKALCRALTEVAQLAGDFENRTSYKPTFPKYRSLEEASYLADVSARVSLSSLPDLSDENILEEIRKMVQSLADTQGWEVLVVNTTHPDLRVPAVYTIVPGAHFLDRATGTDFPQHMARVLVKSLPPAEAVIHLQRLTEKFGRRYDLIFFLGYALEESGNIDDALRLYEVSLNDASSDDERASVLVHIASCYRKRGEFKKALSVLDKAEALSPDMKELHHLKGVCLYNLKKHKESIESFERVVELDPGSAIDYANIASNLRELGHVREAIFLYRMALDLDPTLDFARENLEKLSASQSEIR
- a CDS encoding ribonuclease D, yielding MKPKKEFLSASALSPFSASRPHPPSDELIVSLITRPEELEQLAIHLARCPAIALDTESNGFYAYYEKVCLIQISDGRVSYIIDPLELGDCLPLKPLLESPDIEKIMHDGVNDVSGLYRDFGIRIDNLFDTAVACRLLGRKRRSLAALVEDYLGIRINKKGQQYNWGSRPLKDSHIEYAALDVHYLLIIAQRLKDELAERGLLELAYEKSRGVARSTVPERSFPPDGYTRIKGFWDLGEDERRIVKGLYRWRDFLARRWDRAPFRVMPDIALVELAVMKPADESDLRGLKGIPRRFKKGGLARELLRVIKEWQGV